The Miscanthus floridulus cultivar M001 chromosome 6, ASM1932011v1, whole genome shotgun sequence genomic interval AGCCGATCTCCGGGCAGACCAGGCTAGTTGAAGGAGGCGTAGCTGCAGTACGAACGCGATCAGCGTGGGCACCCTCAGCATCGCCTGCTTCAGCTCGTACGGCACTTTCCTCTGGAACGGCGCGTACTCGGTTCCCCTGCTCACGAACAGAGCCTTGGAACTGATCACGAGTGGCGCAACGTAGCCCATGGCCAGGACGACGAGCATGGTGATGGACGTGGATGCGGACGCCTCGGGGCTCCTCTTGGCGTGGAGGATCTGCAGGGCCGTGAAGATGCACGACATCGTCGTGGAGACCACCAGCATGACGCTCTCCAGGTCCATCCGCGAGATCGACGCGGACACCTGCTCGGCGTACATCCCGAACAGAGCAATGTCCATCTTGCTGAAGAAGAGAGGGTCTGTCTTGGCTCTGAGGCTGCTGATCACTCCCCTTCCGTGGCCCTACGCCTTTGCATTGAGCGAGGCGAAGTGAACGGTGATCAAGATCTGGCCACGGAAGATCTGGCCACTGCCCGGACCTAGCGTCGACGCCGGACCCCTTCATAGGCGGCCACCTCTGCGCGACCAACTTCACGACGGGCCCCGCCGCGGGGCGCTTCTGCTGGGACCGCCAGCCTCCCAGACGGACTACAACGCGTACAGGGAGAGCAGCTTCGGGCACGGCGTGCTGGAGGTGAAGAACGACACGCACGCGCTCTGGCGGTGGCACCGCAACCAGGACCTCAACATCGACGTCACCGCCGACGAGGTCTACATCGTCAAGGAGCCCGACAAGTGCCTCGGGGATGGCGTGGGAGTCTTCTGTGTTTCGTATTTGGCGTGGGAGCCCGACAAGTGCACCGGACGAGAAGGCAGCGAGCGAGCTGCCGAGCCGCCGCTGGTCTCGCGTGCAGGGGCCGGGGGCGCTGCTGTCgcgtagatggtggtcggcctcGCCCTTGGCTGGCCATGGCAACGGTGAGCGCGTGCACCCGGAGctccgctccgccatggccgcgcgaAGGTGAGCATGGCCTACATGAGCACGCCTCGGAGCGCGCCGACGCTGGCCCCAGCACGGGTACGTGGCTCGTCAAGCAAGGCCGGGGGCGGCCTCCCGCAGGGTGGCCTGCTCGCATCCCATGGTGGTAGGAGAGTCGGGGCTGCTGCGTGGTGGTGAGCTCGGACACGCCGTGGAGGCCGGCGATGGACTGCGTCGCGGACCTCGTGGAGACCGGCGCCACCGTCATCAGGCTGGGCTCGGCGTTCCATGCGGACATGAGCGGGCCCAACCTCACCATGCGGCCGATGCTGGATCCGGATGCCGGGGCGGAGCTGACGGAGTCGGACTTCCTGGCGAGCGTCACGCCGGTGATCGAGGCGTTGGTGTTCATGTCCATCTCCTCGGGGCCGCTGGGGCTGATGGGGACAGAGGTGTACCCGGGCCAGCGCCCGGACACGGAGTAGTGGACGAGCGAGCGGAGCGCGGAAGCGCTGGCGGAGTTCTGGAAGAGGTTGGAGGCGGCGGAGACGGAGACGGGCACGCCTCGGTCGAACTCGAGGGCGAAGTACACCATATGCGCGGCGGTGTCGACGGAGACGAGCACGTCCTGGTCAAACTCGTGGGCAGCATCGTACAGTGCCCCGGATCTGGGATGCTGGGGCTCGGTTTCGGTTAAATTTCAGTCTTACGTAAACAGAGGGGTACATTGGAGAAAGGGAGAAAAAACTGACAGTCAACTAACAGATAAGTAATGAAAATAGACGGCAGTGCCAGTTAAGAAAGGAAATTTTAACTTCGTGCCAAATAGAAAACTTCAAATTTTTGAGTGCCAAATACAAAACACTGATTTATTTCGatgccaaataaataattctctcAAACAGAGATGTTCTCGTTCACTCAACTAAAAAAGGAGATGGGATCATCCCATCTTAAAAAACTAGAATGGTTTCATGGCATCTCCCTCTTGGACCAAATGCGACCTAAGAGTAAGAGCGCAGAGAGAAAGGACACCTCTTGAAAGAATATCCATGAATCAGTTACAATCTAAGATCTCATTTGGGTGCAGaaaattttctctattttttatgTTTGTTGTAGAAATAAATTAATTTAGGTGAGATCATTATACCATTTCTATAAAACTTATGCGTTCTAGAGTAGCCTAAGAATAAGAGTGAaaggaggaagagcaccttgcgAAATACTTAGCATTGTGCTCCAACAACTCATTCCAAACAACTCATTCCTACTCCTTTTGATCATTTTTGGGTGTTACGGTGGTATTCGCGCTAGTTAAACTGGTTTATGAAAAATATTAGTGATTTTTAAATAAAATTATTATAACAATAGATTAATGGTCTatttaataatactaattatatattataaatagtaatactttcttatatatatttaattaaaattaAATATGTTTAATTTCTTGAAAAGCGAGAACGACTTGAAAAATGGATAGagggatagagggagtacatCCTGTGCCACTGCTTTTGTTTGCAAGCGGAACTATTCAGATTTCAGAAGGGTCAAGAAAGCGAGGAAGCAGCACCTTTATACGCCAGTGCCACCTTCCCCAGCTAACATAACCAGTTCCTCATTCCCCTTCTAGTAGCAACGATGATGGCCGTGGCGTCTCTGCAGTTGCGCCCAATCCCTCGTCTCCTTCCGGCGAGAAATGGCGGCGCCGGCACAAGTCCGCGGATGGCCGACTTGAGCTGCAGATACAACCAGGTACTGACTAATTTGCTGATGTCTGACAATGGCTCTGCTGTGGATCTATTCCCACTCTCCAGAATAATCGTATGATGAATTATTTCAGCTCTATGGCagccaaaaagaaagaaagcACAAAAAACCTCCGAGACCGAATCCGATTACCACGGGCAACGAACCAGGGATAGGTTGATAGAATGGGGACTTGAGTTCATAAGTCATTAAGTAGCTAGATCTGCTTTGTATATGCCTGGGCAGATCTAGCTACTCCTAAGGCCTGATCTAGCTACACTCGGCCGATGACCTCCGAGTTCATAAATCCGATTACCAAGGCCTGATGTTTTTTTCAGCGTCGGTTGATTACTCATTTACTCTGTACTCTGAATGAGGAAACGTGAAATCACTAGGAGTAAATTGGTAACTATGAGCGGTGTAGCAGATTGAGGCAAGCAGCAGCTTCCGCTTGCGGATGCGCTTGTGCCGAATGAAGTCTTCACGGGGAATCTGGGCAAGCAGGGGCTGGTTTAATTGTTTTTGTTGTATGCTTCTGTTACTTTGCCCGTCCGGCGTCCACTTGAACAAGCtactagtaaattcacccctTGAACTGACACTGACCACTGACAGATCCAAGCTTGGATGTTAGCTACATTGACCTGTACCTCTGTGAGTTCTCATCTCGAACATGTAGATTCAGACTTCAGAGTCTAATCCTAGAGTACATAAAACTGAATTTGCATTTGCATATGCATAGTTAACGCAAAATTGACATCAGTTGAAACATATTTCAGTATTGTTCTCTGCTGTATCAATGCAGTCCACCAATGTTCAAGGACGAACAAGGCTCAGAAGCCACATAGCACGCAGAGATGCCCTGTCATTCATGTCATCCGCCGTGTTGACCGCATTCGTGCTCATGGTGGCCAGTCCAGCAGAAGCTAGAACTTCGAGATCGGAGAACAAAAAGAAAGCCTTGGAGAAGCTCAGGGAGAAGGCGTTAGGCGCAAAGGAGAAGAATGGAGCCACCGGTAAGGAGATGCCGCCTCCGGCGAACTTGCTAATCCCTCGTCCGGCCGTCCAGGCTTCCTTGTGAAAGGCACTCTGCCGATGCACCCTTTTATGTTGATGGCAATGCTAATCTGAGTTTCTACGTTGTTGGAGCCCTGTATGACTATGCCAACTGGAAACTGAGTCTTAAGTCTACTTTTTCTTGAGCACTGTTATACTGTTTGTTCATCTGGTTATATGCTTGACAATCCAATTATTACAAGAAGTGCATTTTACATTATATAAGAAAAAAGAAGATCGAGTGAGCTACAAATAATCAAAACAGTGACCCTGCTAACGCACCTTTGGAACGTAAGAAAATTTTCAGTTTTATGTGTTTTGTCTATGAAAATAAGTCGATTCCTCTGAAATTGCTGTGTTCCAAAGGCCAAAGGGGGCCTAAACATACATCGCCAGATACTAAGCAGCAGCCACAAGACACAGAAAATGCTTAGCACTGATGCAAGATAGAACCGTAGCTAAACCTTTACTTGCTTTCAACATAAGCAGAGGAAATCTCGGTAAAAAAGGGAAACAGATAGAACCCTCGACGCAAGATAGCAGCGGAATGCTAACTTCTGCTTCAGTGCCGAGTTCATTCCCGGTTGTTGTATCCTATTCAAGCAAAGTTACTTTCATTTAAAGAACCTTTTAGATGAGAGATGTTTTACGGTGCTTGGGAGGAAGCAATGATTCCTCTTGATATCAAAACAGACTAATTAAATTATAAGTAAGGGCAGCCTAGTAATTGTAACTTAATTCCCTTCCGGAGCACCCGTTCGCCCAGTGCTCGGCTCCCAGGGCCTCGCGCTTCTACCCTAGCTGATCCACCGCCGCCTCCCTCATGCACTTCCTCGGTCTCCGCTCTTCATCTGTCTGCAGGCGAGCAGAGTACCCCTTGGCAGACGCGGAACGATCCACACCGATCCGGACACCCCAATCTACTGAGTTATCCCATGAATCGATCTCAAGCGAATCATCAGATCTTTCTACTGAGTTATCCCATGATGGCAGCATTTATTTGCTAGGGACGTACTTATTTTGTCAGCACTCCATACCAACGATTTCATCGATCGAATAAATGTTGGATGAACTTTGTCTGATAATAAAGTCGAATATTTCATCGATCGAATACTGAACACTAGTTAATGCTTGGGACGTCGAACTAGCCTATTACCCAGACCCACTATGCCCGCAATGTCGCATGCCGTCAGCATCTGCTTGAACAACACTTCAGTTTCGTTCGTCGATGAGGTGGGTGAAGGAGCGCTTAACCAATAACTTTCGGACGAGCGCTCTGTAGAATATAATAGCCTGCAAATCCGGTGCGTTTGCGTCCGTGCGTAAGCTCCTACGTGGCGAGACACTGCAGCCCGACATGGCGGGCGCCCGGCGGGTGCCGCCGTCCCGCCGAGAAGACTGCTTTTCCGATCCATGGCAGCGAATCACCGTGGGCTGGAGTTGCGAAGTTATCGGATGGGATCGAACGAGCATAATATCCTTTTCTACGCAGAGGTACCATTTTACCCTCCATAATTTAATTAGAGCTGATTCCGGGTGCACTAAATCGTAGTTCCGGCCCATGGCTTAAGTTCCTCTCAGTAGGTTCTTCTTATTTCTTAACCATCCGAATTAGCCATACGGATGGCTCTCATTATTTTCAAGCGCAGTAAAATTTCTCTTTAGATGAAATTTAAATAGCTTTCATATGCATAGAAGAGATGTTAAGAGAAAGATGATGCTAGATAACTGCTCACCTCACTCCAGGGCAACGGATGTACATGCTCTAATACAACATACATGTATCTATATCTCTTATGAAAACAAACTGCTCACCTCACTCCAGGCTAGTGACGCAGAGCTTGTCGCATATCCCGACATCCAAAAGAGGTGAGCACCTTATCTTGAAGCGCCTAGAACTAACCAGCGGGATGTCCTCTGCGTCCACGTCGGCCATGAAGGCGTACGATGAAATCTACAGCGGCGATGCCAGTAACATGCAGGCGCTTCGTGAGTTGTTCTGTCGAACAGCGACGTGGGTGCGTGCAAGCGGCGGTGCCGCTGCTCAGCAGCTCGGCTATAGGCCTCCTAGCCGGCGCCGCATTTCAGGTTGATCAGTGTCCAATGTAATAGTTTAACTTTCACTACACTAGGGAGAGTCTGAGCGTCCATATAAAACTCTTCTGTAAAACTCTTCTAACCTCCTATGGCGCCGCTAAGGCGTGTTGTATTAAGCTTTTTCTCTACCTTTACAAAGACGCGCAAACCTTTTACACGatcgagaaaaagaaaaaaacaaactcACTAACTTTTCAACTCCGCGTGCAAGCTATCATTATCAACTCATACTAAGAACATCTCGAGTAGCAACCGTTTCTAAAATCTCGCTTCTAAAATTAAGATAAAAAACAATTTTGCATCCGGAATTTTTGACTATTTTCAAATTACGTAAACCACTTTTATACTTATATctttctcttgtacatttgcattagAAACACTTTAATTactcctattcttcacccatgtcCTTCCACCTTCAGATTGGCCGATTGATACACATGTGTATATTTCCGTGTGATTGGATCGATTTCAAGTGTAGAAAGATTGGGAGTTGAGATAAGAAGTGGTTgaagagtgttttttttttcaatcctATCAAAAAAAATTAAGATTAGAAGTGGATTTTAGAAACTCTCGGCGATGCTCTAAGTGTTATATAATCTCCTACTAAGTGCCGCATCGTTTTTCACTAAGTATAAATATAATTACTATTCTCAACCTATATCAATATACAATATATTTCCACGTTATATTATTTGTCTGGCCGTTATATCCTCGTACAATTCGATCTAATATTCTATTAGCTTgcttgattttaatttgatggcCTATCTCATACATGAAACTATGCAACttcatttctaaaaaaaaatccgCTATAACAAAGGGTATTATTCTAGTAACTTCGTTTAAAGAAGCCAAAAATGCACAAGAGAGCGGCGGAGGCCAGAGGACCTCAATTAATTTGTAGTATCAGGATATTTTCTCCATCCCCACGCCATATGCACTAACATTTTATTATATTGTTTTTTCTTAAAAATCCAAAATCAGCTCTTTATCTCTAACTAAgtatacaaaaatatatattaatatttacaATGTTAAAATATAAATATGCTATCAAGATATAATCTCTAGTAGTTGTAATTAAACTAATTTGATGCTGTGGATTTATTGCATTTTAGATACTTAATTAAAGTTGGAGAAATTGAATTTAGAACAAACTAAACTGTATTACAATTTAGAACGGGAGAGTAATACACAAACAGTTATATTGCAAAACTTGATTGTCACGGGTAACTTAAAACCTTGAAAGATGGATATTACTTCACAGTTGTTATAAGCACCAACCTTGCGAAATAATTTATCTATGTTGTTTCCTTCTGTCAATCCATTGGCGTGTGTTGGTCGCGTAATAATCAGTTTACAGGGTGATTTGGTTACCGTCGTTTTATGTTTGGTTGAGCTAATTAAGCTGTAACCGGTCACAGTGGGATCAGATAATCATTACGCTGTAACAAATAGCAGGGGCAATCACTACTAAAGTGATGGAGTTCTTCTAGTATTTTTAAATAGTAATAAAACACTGTCATTAGTCATAGCACGTGAGAATCTTAAATAGAAGACATTTGGTAGGAAAAATTTATACTAAATGTTAAATACTAAAACCCAGGAGAAGCATACATCGCTAGGAGAAATTATAGATTCTGATTGTGAATCCTTTCCATTCCATTGTCGTTGTTGCTCTGGTGATCCATCCACACGGCACCTAAATGCGTCTCACGTCAAACCATGTCccgcttgaacttatcaaccgGGCTTATCAGATATGGTACGgtgttgtttttctctcacaacaaatcagcgaacaatacttttcagTCTGTCTTTTCAGCGAGGTGAACAGGGAGGCCTCGCTGAAAAGCCAGGCTAAAAGTACTGATCGCTGATTTGTTGCGAAAGAAAAACAATGTTCCTCCACTGAAAAAAAAAGACAAGCAAACAAGGCTACCTGATGCTGGTGGTGGAGCGCGGCCAGCAACaatcaccatgttcgcttgttggtttcagccagcccaaaccagccagccaacagtattttcctctcacaacaaaccagcaccagtcagccaaaaccagcccagaaactaacTAGCGAACAGACCGAATATTGGAACATTCCCAGGCATATCGATATCGCAGCTAGACGCGCAGGTCAACCCATCTTGGCGAGCAAGTTCGTTGCTCTCCCTGTCAAGCACGAACCAATAGAGCAAGATCATGGTTGCCGTGCAGTGCTTGCTAACATGGTGACCTCACTCCAAGACCCAAGAACAGTCGTCCTTGGTGCAGTTAGTCCTCGCTTTGCTACCTTGGTCGCGAAGCATTCTCTGTAGCTGCGCACACGCGCGCGCTGTATATATAAATACAAATGAACCCTTCAGCGGCCATAGCTGCTAGTTACACATCCTGAGCAGTAAGCACACGACTTTGACGAAAAACAAATCAAACCCAAGTCCGTCCACTCGGCGGCGCGTTGTGTTTAATTTGCTGATATATAGTTCATCGCTCGGGGTCGGGGAAGCGAGAAGATGGAATCCGAAGCCGGAGCCGATTTCTGGTCGTCCGTGGCGTCGTGGTTATCGTGGTTTTGCTCTCCTACTACGGCGGCAGGCTTCGGTAGGCGCACCGGGAGCGGGAGCGACGGGGCGGCCGGAATTGCTGCGGCGGCTCAACATTTCTCCAGCGCCCATACTGTTAAGTTCTGTTAAATAGGAGGAGTAGTGGTAGCATGTTATGTAAGATGCCGGACTACTAAGAACCGGATTCTAGTTGTATGTATCCTAATGGTATAATCGCAAGAAATTGCGGTGGCCACTTTCTTGTTCACTAATAGTATAATAATCGGTTGTCCGGCCTACTCTGCCTTGACAATCTGACGCAACTGCGTTGTCCTTCTCATTGAAACTCCCCTCACTCGCTGGTAGTGGTATGGTAATTCCACGCCAGTAGTATGGAGAATCATCCTTAAACTAAGATAAGAATTACCTATTCGAAAAAGGGAATTATCTAGAATTATTCACTTCACATATAGGTATTCAGCCTATTtggcaggccgtaaacgatcgtagattatttactgctggctggtttggctgatttggtgtgagagaaaaatattgttacggctagaaatttacgatcgtatacgagtaagcccagcctgccgaacaggctgattaacATGCCATGGATATGCTTGTATACTAAGAAAAAATGATCGTTGTGCCGTGCTTAGAGTCACTGTCCGAAAGGGCACGATTCACGAGAGGGTAGAACTCGGGATGTACCGGCACGGTACAAATGGCTGGTTCAATGCAAGTCTCTCTCATCTCTTTACACTGTACTGGTCACTATGCTAGTAGCCTAGTACTAAGAAAAATGATAGTTGAAGCTCTTCCTTATCATGTCAAACTTGTCACGCGCTGTTGGCTCCTGTTTTCCAAATCCGCACCCCCTTACAACATGTGTTACGCTGGCCACGTCCGATCGAACTGAGACACAATAGTACCACCTGTTCAAAAAGAATGCAACTCTGACATTCGTGCCCGTCAACTTGTCTAAAGTTTATAATGACCAGTATTAATATTTTTGTCTAAAACAAGTTTTATTACAAAAATATATTCCGTCGCTAATATATTTATACTTATTTTGAattataaatgttagtatttttttataattttggtcaaagttGAAATCATTTGACTAGTTGGAAAgcgagaattacattctttttttTTATGACGGAGTGAGTAGTAGTAGCTGTCGTTTGACACAGAAGAATGCTCAACACAGCGGAACAATAGCTCATCTGCATCTCGTGTTGAGACTATTCGCACGCGTCCAATTTGGAGCGCAGTCAAACCACGCGTGTTCGCGATCGAGAGCCCCCACCAAAAACCAAACTTGACCGGCAAGTTGTTGGTGCCCTGCCTTGCTTCTTTTGACCACACAACACAAGCATCTTCCTTGTCTTTTTGTTGAGCCCGTGCCTTATTACATTTACTGGCTGTACATCTACTAGCTATATACATACCCTTTGAGtttaataaaagaaaaaaatgtttTTGGATCTACAGTCATGCATGCACAGATCATGACCGGTGACCAGGCTCTGCTTGTTCAAATCTCACCAAGTGACAAGTGACGACCTCCAGGCAGGCTCCAGCAAGTACACAGCTCGGACTCTCACTCTCGTCACTGCTTGACGCATGTATATACGCGTGTTTATTTGTTACCTTCACCGCCAAGCAAGCCGCCACTGCGAGCACACTTATTACCTTAGCTATATAAATACTAGTAGAAGTCCCTGGTGAGAACTGCAACAGCGAGCAACACAACTAACTCTTGAACACAGGAACACATATCGAACACATATATTGCCATGttcacttggctgataagccatgattgaaagtactgttggctgatttgttgtgagagaaaaataatgttcgttgactaaaaaaatacgacttataagccaaacgaacatggcatAGACAAAACTGAAAGCTAGTCCCATTGATAGACTCGTCATCTGATTGGCGTCGTGGTTCTCTTGCTGTGGCTCTGTTAAAGCGGCTGATGACTCCGGTCGTCCCGGTAGCGCCAGCGGCCGGAATGGTTGCAGCTGCTAAGCATTTCTCCAATGCGCACCGTGTAAAGTTTGGTTGATAACTGTGTGTTAGTGAAATTTGTACATATGTATACTATATGGTTattgttttttcttttatataGTAGAGAGTAGGATACATTTGTAATCAGAAGAAATGTACTGAGATTGTTTTATTATTATTTACAAGAACCAGCaaataaaattatatatatatattttcttgTCTTCCTTtccatacatatatatgtattggTCTTGTTATATCCAAAAGGTGTTGCCGAATATATATATTTTAGTTGatttttttctgagttttcttttAAGACACCCCACGGAACAAAGAGGTTCTCAAAAGTTCGGTAAATTTCTTTATTTTGCTGTGCATCTTACACGGAGCAATTAACCTCGGGACCACAGCttctttagattttttttttcattatcCTTGGGCATACCATGATTCACGAGTAGCTCTGCTGCTTGGCGTGAAATGGTTTTAACGATTTGCTTTTGTCTTTGGCTGTGTTTTGGTTGTTTTTAAATGGGCTGACCTGATGAATGGCTTGGTTTGGAGTGGGTTACGAAGGTCCGGTTCAGCGGCGgagctagagcaaattttagGTTGCGTTTGGTTGAGAGTCAAAGTGGGGTGAAATGGTCCTGACTCTAATTCGTGGGATGGGACGGCTCCATTCTCTGTTTGGTTAATGAGGGATGGGACGAACCCGTTTTCTGTTTGGACTAGAGACAACAAAAGTGGGATTcgctactgacaggtgggacccaattgtcagttttttttaatttttcttcttttctttttcctctccTTATCTCTTCGATCCCAACTGCCTGGACTCGAGTCTCGCACATGGGCACGGCGCACCTCGTCTCCTCCGCCGACGCCTGGCTTCTCCAGCGAGCTCGCCCCGCGCCTCCATCCAGCGAGCTCGCCCCGCGCCTCCTTCCCCCGAGCTCGCCCCGTGCATCCTTCCCCCGAGCTCGTCCCGTGCCTCCTTCCCCCGAGCTCGCCCCGCGCCCACGAGGCGGCCTGCGAGGCGGCGGCGCTCGCCCACGAGGCTCCGGCGCTCGGCGGCCGGCAAGGCGGCGTGCTTGCGCTCGCCCACGAGGAAGCCCGCGAGGCGGCGGCTCTCGCCCGCGCGGCGGCCCGCGAGGCGGCGTGCTCGCCCCGCTGGGTTCCTCCATCTTCGAGCTCCTCTGTGCGTCGTTCTTCTTCCTCGCATCCTCTCCCGTGCGCCCGTCCTT includes:
- the LOC136458596 gene encoding uncharacterized protein; the encoded protein is MMAVASLQLRPIPRLLPARNGGAGTSPRMADLSCRYNQSTNVQGRTRLRSHIARRDALSFMSSAVLTAFVLMVASPAEARTSRSENKKKALEKLREKALGAKEKNGATGKEMPPPANLLIPRPAVQASL